A stretch of the Octopus bimaculoides isolate UCB-OBI-ISO-001 chromosome 8, ASM119413v2, whole genome shotgun sequence genome encodes the following:
- the LOC106878890 gene encoding histone-lysine N-methyltransferase SETMAR-like, giving the protein MAAAKEIHDTEDPGAVDKRTVQNWLRCFKKGGTSLEDRQNSGRSSVVEDEALIEMVEQQPNASTRTLSAELGPSQSTINRLLHRLGLVNRCCREAPHEITNDQVQRRVNICKQLLANPRLTRFWHRIATENEKWSYFHNPNKRNEWLRSGQLSNLLSNKSSLNRSC; this is encoded by the coding sequence ATGGCAGCGGCAAAAGAAATTCATGATACGGAAGATCCAGGAGCTGTAGACAAACGTACAGTACAAAACTGGCTCAGGTGTTTCAAGAAAGGTGGCACTAGCCTCGAAGACAGACAAAACTCAGGGAGATCTTCTGTTGTGGAAGATGAAGCCTTGAttgaaatggttgaacaacaGCCAAATGCAAGCACTCGTACATTGTCAGCAGAACTTGGGCCTTCACAAAGCACCATCAATCGACTCCTCCATAGACTCGGTCTAGTGAACAGATGCTGTCGCGAAGCTCCTCATGAAATCACCAATGACCAAGTTCAACGACgtgtgaacatttgcaaacaactgctGGCAAATCCTCGACTTACTCGGTTTTGGCATCGAATTGCAACGGAGAATGAAAAATGGAGCTATTTTCATAatcctaataaaagaaatgagtgGCTACGTTCCGGCCAACTTTCAAACCTGTTGTCAAACAAGAGCAGTTTGAATAGGTCATGTTGA